The following are encoded together in the Bombus affinis isolate iyBomAffi1 chromosome 6, iyBomAffi1.2, whole genome shotgun sequence genome:
- the LOC126917231 gene encoding catenin delta-2 isoform X2 has translation MSNNQLVDSCLLVNRRIVERQEHSITHTEITQRRVLQEKGPDMPQYTGQSDADYHGSNGQADTHSLHSSHLSVQEDPLLIRSHKQQTTQQVTNVSKVVREVSHMEPDPGAVSYMSVPLMSQDYQHADRRYPADSYMVGFEHYEPYLGYPPQPGYPGPHGIYMPRSHSPHSPHSPSEHSRASPPHEYLRKAAPYVEGGYNDIDPGLNPALQDHYRITPSPGGPGDQYDQISNSWNMDDSGEPSQHPHDENKVAYGYVSPSPYGPVGYGPGVGVGPVAVPSDVPGYDEGHPVPLTSGVPPGMFDDEVHLQRLQSRHPVVPGMASPLDDDQKSMRWRDPNLSEVIGFLSNPNNIIKANAAAYLQHLCYMDDPNKQKTRSLGGIPPLVQLLDHDNPDVYRNACGALRNLSYGRQNDENKRAIKNAGGVPALINLLRRTSDADVKELVTGVLWNLSSCEDLKKSIIDDGVTMVVNNIIIPHSGWDPSSSSGETCWSTVFRNASGVLRNVSSAGEYARKKLRECEGLVDALLYVVRSAIEKSNIGNKIVENCVCILRNLSYRCQEVEDPNYDKHPIQSTVQNRVAAPVKAYSLCQGENLGCFGGSKKKKDGQPVQKETTASRTTSPRTEPVRGMELLWQPEVVQSYLKLLQTCSNPETLEAAAGALQNLAACYWQPSIEIRAAVRKEKGLPILVELLRMEVDRVVCAVATALRNLAIDQRNKELIGKYAMRDLIQKLPSGNNQHDQGTSDDTIAAVLATLNEVIKKNAEFSRSLLDAGGVDRLMNITRQRQKYTPRVLKFAGQVLFTMWQHQELRDVYKKHGWKEQDFVTKTVAARNSGPNSPNNANSTLNRPMASQGSTRYEDRTIQRANMNSNNVGRPTIYQPQPKPGEPLYAQVNLEKKKKRQYELGVGQAQGQGPVVGSGVGVAAGAPTAGQWVADGVGVPDGSAASATVNVPPNSTAASAGDSWV, from the exons ATGTCAAATAATCAGCTGGTTGACTCCTGTCT GCTGGTGAATCGTCGAATCGTCGAGAGACAGGAGCACAGTATAACGCACACTGAGATCACACAGAG ACGCGTTCTCCAGGAGAAGGGCCCCGACATGCCGCAATACAC CGGACAGAGTGATGCAGATTACCACGGAAGTAACGGCCAGGCGGACACCCATTCGTTGCATTCGTCTCATTTGTCTGTCCAAGAGGATCCATTACTTATCCGCAGCCATAAGCAGCAAACTACTCAACAA GTGACAAACGTGTCGAAGGTTGTTCGCGAGGTATCACACATGGAGCCAGATCCAGGCGCAGTGAGTTACATGTCAGTTCCATTGATGTCTCAGGATTATCAGCACGCGGACCGACGATACCCGGCGGACTCGTACATGGTCGGTTTTGAACATTACGAGCCGTACCTCGGCTATCCGCCACAGCCAGGGTATCCGGGTCCGCATGGTATCTACATGCCACGCTCGCATTCTCCTCACAGTCCTCATAGTCCTTCTGAGCATAGTCGTGCCTCGCCTCCGCATG aATACCTACGTAAGGCGGCGCCATATGTGGAAGGCGGTTACAACGACATCGATCCAGGTTTGAACCCCGCGTTGCAAGATCATTATCGTATTACTCCTAGTCCTGGTGGTCCCGGAGATCAATATG ATCAAATCAGCAACTCTTGGAATATGGATGACTCTGGCGAACCCTCTCAGCATCCTCATG ACGAGAATAAAGTGGCTTACGGTTACGTGTCTCCGTCCCCTTATGGACCTGTTGGATACGGCCCTGGCGTCGGGGTAGGTCCAGTCGCAGTTCCTAGCGATGTGCCCGGTTACGACGAAGGCCATCCGGTCCCACTCACCTCTGGAGTTCCCCCGGGAATGTTTGACGACGAGGTTCATCTTCAACGGCTACAATCTCGACATCCGGTGGTGCCCGGCATGGCTAGTCCATTGGACGATGATCAGAAGTCCATGAGATGGCGAGATCCGAACTTGTCGGAGGTGATCGGCTTCCTGAGTAATCCGAACAACATCATCAAGGCGAACGCTGCCGCGTATCTGCAGCATCTATGCTACATGGACGATCCAAATAAGCAGAAGACGCGAAGTCTAGGTGGAATACCACCGTTAGTGCAATTATTGGATCACGATAATCCAGACGTGTATAGGAATGCATGTGGCGCGCTGCGGAATTTGTCTTACGGCAGACAGAATGACGAAAACAAGAGGGCTATCAAGAACGCCGGCGGTGTTCCGGCCTTGATCAATTTATTACGTAGGACATCTGACGCGGACGTGAAGGAACTGGTGACGGGGGTTCTTTGGAATTTATCCTCGTGCGAG GACCTTAAGAAATCCATCATCGATGATGGCGTAACGATGGTGGTGAACAACATAATTATCCCGCACAGTGGTTGGGATCCAAGCTCTTCCAGTGGCGAGACATGCTGGTCGACCGTGTTCAGAAATGCATCTGGCGTCTTAAGAAACGTCTCTAGCGCTGGCGAGTATGCGAGGAAGAAACTGCGCGAGTGCGAAGGTTTGGTCGACGCTCTTCTTTACGTAGTACGATCCGCCATCGAGAAGTCGAATATCGGGAACAAGATCGTAGAGAACTGTGTGTGTATTCTGCGGAACCTGAGTTATCGGTGTCAGGAGGTGGAGGACCCAAACTACGACAAACATCCGATTCAGTCGACCGTTCAGAACAGGGTAGCTGCTCCAGTCAAAG CATACAGTTTATGTCAAG GTGAAAATTTGGGTTGCTTTGGCGGcagcaagaagaagaaggatgGTCAACCAGTGCAAAAGGAAACGACCGCATCTCGCACTACCAGCCCTAGAACGGAACCCGTCAGAGGAATGGAGCTACTCTGGCAACCAGAAGTAGTACAGTCTTATTTGAAATTGCTGCAGACATGTTCAAATCCGGAGACTCTCGAGGCGGCGGCTGGAGCGCTTCAGAACCTCGCAGCCTGCTACTGGCAGCCAAGTATTGAAATTCGCGCGGCTGTGAGGAAGGAGAAGGGACTTCCCATTTTGGTGGAGTTGTTGCGGATGGAG GTGGACCGCGTAGTCTGTGCTGTGGCCACAGCTCTAAGAAATCTAGCGATAGACCAGCGTAACAAGGAGCTGATCGGAAAATACGCGATGCGTGATCTCATTCAGAAGTTACCTTCAGGAAATAACCAGCATGATCAAGGAACAAGTGACGACACAATCGCCGCCGTTCTCGCCACATTGAACGAGGTGATCAAGAAAAACGCCGAGTTCTCGCGATCTCTGTTGGATGCTGGCGGTGTCGACAGATTGATGAACATTACTAGGCAACGTCAGAAATACACGCCTCGTGTTCTTAAATTTGCAG GACAAGTTTTGTTCACAATGTGGCAGCACCAAGAGCTGAGAGACGTTTACAAGAAGCACGGCTGGAAAGAGCAAGATTTCGTCACGAAAACGGTGGCAGCGCGGAATTCAGGGCCTAATTCACCTAACAATGCCAATAG CACCCTAAACCGACCGATGGCGAGTCAAGGGAGCACCAGATACGAGGACAGAACGATTCAGAGAGCGAACATGAATTCGAATAACGTCGGTCGACCCACTATATATCAGCCT CAACCGAAACCCGGTGAGCCGCTCTACGCGCAAGTTAACttggagaagaaaaagaagcggCAGTATGAGCTGGGGGTGGGCCAGGCGCAGGGTCAGGGCCCGGTCGTCGGCTCGGGAGTGGGCGTCGCGGCCGGTGCACCTACGGCTGGTCAGTGGGTAGCCGATGGTGTTGGTGTTCCCGATGGCTCGGCCGCCAGCGCAACGGTAAACGTTCCACCGAATTCGACTGCCGCCTCAGCCGGCGATTCCTGGGTATAA
- the LOC126917231 gene encoding catenin delta-2 isoform X3 produces MSNNQLVDSCLLVNRRIVERQEHSITHTEITQRRVLQEKGPDMPQYTGQSDADYHGSNGQADTHSLHSSHLSVQEDPLLIRSHKQQTTQQVTNVSKVVREVSHMEPDPGAVSYMSVPLMSQDYQHADRRYPADSYMVGFEHYEPYLGYPPQPGYPGPHGIYMPRSHSPHSPHSPSEHSRASPPHEYLRKAAPYVEGGYNDIDPGLNPALQDHYRITPSPGGPGDQYDQISNSWNMDDSGEPSQHPHDENKVAYGYVSPSPYGPVGYGPGVGVGPVAVPSDVPGYDEGHPVPLTSGVPPGMFDDEVHLQRLQSRHPVVPGMASPLDDDQKSMRWRDPNLSEVIGFLSNPNNIIKANAAAYLQHLCYMDDPNKQKTRSLGGIPPLVQLLDHDNPDVYRNACGALRNLSYGRQNDENKRAIKNAGGVPALINLLRRTSDADVKELVTGVLWNLSSCEDLKKSIIDDGVTMVVNNIIIPHSGWDPSSSSGETCWSTVFRNASGVLRNVSSAGEYARKKLRECEGLVDALLYVVRSAIEKSNIGNKIVENCVCILRNLSYRCQEVEDPNYDKHPIQSTVQNRVAAPVKGENLGCFGGSKKKKDGQPVQKETTASRTTSPRTEPVRGMELLWQPEVVQSYLKLLQTCSNPETLEAAAGALQNLAACYWQPSIEIRAAVRKEKGLPILVELLRMEVDRVVCAVATALRNLAIDQRNKELIGKYAMRDLIQKLPSGNNQHDQGTSDDTIAAVLATLNEVIKKNAEFSRSLLDAGGVDRLMNITRQRQKYTPRVLKFAGQVLFTMWQHQELRDVYKKHGWKEQDFVTKTVAARNSGPNSPNNANSYDCSTLNRPMASQGSTRYEDRTIQRANMNSNNVGRPTIYQPQPKPGEPLYAQVNLEKKKKRQYELGVGQAQGQGPVVGSGVGVAAGAPTAGQWVADGVGVPDGSAASATVNVPPNSTAASAGDSWV; encoded by the exons ATGTCAAATAATCAGCTGGTTGACTCCTGTCT GCTGGTGAATCGTCGAATCGTCGAGAGACAGGAGCACAGTATAACGCACACTGAGATCACACAGAG ACGCGTTCTCCAGGAGAAGGGCCCCGACATGCCGCAATACAC CGGACAGAGTGATGCAGATTACCACGGAAGTAACGGCCAGGCGGACACCCATTCGTTGCATTCGTCTCATTTGTCTGTCCAAGAGGATCCATTACTTATCCGCAGCCATAAGCAGCAAACTACTCAACAA GTGACAAACGTGTCGAAGGTTGTTCGCGAGGTATCACACATGGAGCCAGATCCAGGCGCAGTGAGTTACATGTCAGTTCCATTGATGTCTCAGGATTATCAGCACGCGGACCGACGATACCCGGCGGACTCGTACATGGTCGGTTTTGAACATTACGAGCCGTACCTCGGCTATCCGCCACAGCCAGGGTATCCGGGTCCGCATGGTATCTACATGCCACGCTCGCATTCTCCTCACAGTCCTCATAGTCCTTCTGAGCATAGTCGTGCCTCGCCTCCGCATG aATACCTACGTAAGGCGGCGCCATATGTGGAAGGCGGTTACAACGACATCGATCCAGGTTTGAACCCCGCGTTGCAAGATCATTATCGTATTACTCCTAGTCCTGGTGGTCCCGGAGATCAATATG ATCAAATCAGCAACTCTTGGAATATGGATGACTCTGGCGAACCCTCTCAGCATCCTCATG ACGAGAATAAAGTGGCTTACGGTTACGTGTCTCCGTCCCCTTATGGACCTGTTGGATACGGCCCTGGCGTCGGGGTAGGTCCAGTCGCAGTTCCTAGCGATGTGCCCGGTTACGACGAAGGCCATCCGGTCCCACTCACCTCTGGAGTTCCCCCGGGAATGTTTGACGACGAGGTTCATCTTCAACGGCTACAATCTCGACATCCGGTGGTGCCCGGCATGGCTAGTCCATTGGACGATGATCAGAAGTCCATGAGATGGCGAGATCCGAACTTGTCGGAGGTGATCGGCTTCCTGAGTAATCCGAACAACATCATCAAGGCGAACGCTGCCGCGTATCTGCAGCATCTATGCTACATGGACGATCCAAATAAGCAGAAGACGCGAAGTCTAGGTGGAATACCACCGTTAGTGCAATTATTGGATCACGATAATCCAGACGTGTATAGGAATGCATGTGGCGCGCTGCGGAATTTGTCTTACGGCAGACAGAATGACGAAAACAAGAGGGCTATCAAGAACGCCGGCGGTGTTCCGGCCTTGATCAATTTATTACGTAGGACATCTGACGCGGACGTGAAGGAACTGGTGACGGGGGTTCTTTGGAATTTATCCTCGTGCGAG GACCTTAAGAAATCCATCATCGATGATGGCGTAACGATGGTGGTGAACAACATAATTATCCCGCACAGTGGTTGGGATCCAAGCTCTTCCAGTGGCGAGACATGCTGGTCGACCGTGTTCAGAAATGCATCTGGCGTCTTAAGAAACGTCTCTAGCGCTGGCGAGTATGCGAGGAAGAAACTGCGCGAGTGCGAAGGTTTGGTCGACGCTCTTCTTTACGTAGTACGATCCGCCATCGAGAAGTCGAATATCGGGAACAAGATCGTAGAGAACTGTGTGTGTATTCTGCGGAACCTGAGTTATCGGTGTCAGGAGGTGGAGGACCCAAACTACGACAAACATCCGATTCAGTCGACCGTTCAGAACAGGGTAGCTGCTCCAGTCAAAG GTGAAAATTTGGGTTGCTTTGGCGGcagcaagaagaagaaggatgGTCAACCAGTGCAAAAGGAAACGACCGCATCTCGCACTACCAGCCCTAGAACGGAACCCGTCAGAGGAATGGAGCTACTCTGGCAACCAGAAGTAGTACAGTCTTATTTGAAATTGCTGCAGACATGTTCAAATCCGGAGACTCTCGAGGCGGCGGCTGGAGCGCTTCAGAACCTCGCAGCCTGCTACTGGCAGCCAAGTATTGAAATTCGCGCGGCTGTGAGGAAGGAGAAGGGACTTCCCATTTTGGTGGAGTTGTTGCGGATGGAG GTGGACCGCGTAGTCTGTGCTGTGGCCACAGCTCTAAGAAATCTAGCGATAGACCAGCGTAACAAGGAGCTGATCGGAAAATACGCGATGCGTGATCTCATTCAGAAGTTACCTTCAGGAAATAACCAGCATGATCAAGGAACAAGTGACGACACAATCGCCGCCGTTCTCGCCACATTGAACGAGGTGATCAAGAAAAACGCCGAGTTCTCGCGATCTCTGTTGGATGCTGGCGGTGTCGACAGATTGATGAACATTACTAGGCAACGTCAGAAATACACGCCTCGTGTTCTTAAATTTGCAG GACAAGTTTTGTTCACAATGTGGCAGCACCAAGAGCTGAGAGACGTTTACAAGAAGCACGGCTGGAAAGAGCAAGATTTCGTCACGAAAACGGTGGCAGCGCGGAATTCAGGGCCTAATTCACCTAACAATGCCAATAG CTATGATTGTAGCACCCTAAACCGACCGATGGCGAGTCAAGGGAGCACCAGATACGAGGACAGAACGATTCAGAGAGCGAACATGAATTCGAATAACGTCGGTCGACCCACTATATATCAGCCT CAACCGAAACCCGGTGAGCCGCTCTACGCGCAAGTTAACttggagaagaaaaagaagcggCAGTATGAGCTGGGGGTGGGCCAGGCGCAGGGTCAGGGCCCGGTCGTCGGCTCGGGAGTGGGCGTCGCGGCCGGTGCACCTACGGCTGGTCAGTGGGTAGCCGATGGTGTTGGTGTTCCCGATGGCTCGGCCGCCAGCGCAACGGTAAACGTTCCACCGAATTCGACTGCCGCCTCAGCCGGCGATTCCTGGGTATAA
- the LOC126917231 gene encoding catenin delta-2 isoform X6, translating into MSNNQLVDSCLRVLQEKGPDMPQYTGQSDADYHGSNGQADTHSLHSSHLSVQEDPLLIRSHKQQTTQQVTNVSKVVREVSHMEPDPGAVSYMSVPLMSQDYQHADRRYPADSYMVGFEHYEPYLGYPPQPGYPGPHGIYMPRSHSPHSPHSPSEHSRASPPHEYLRKAAPYVEGGYNDIDPGLNPALQDHYRITPSPGGPGDQYDQISNSWNMDDSGEPSQHPHDENKVAYGYVSPSPYGPVGYGPGVGVGPVAVPSDVPGYDEGHPVPLTSGVPPGMFDDEVHLQRLQSRHPVVPGMASPLDDDQKSMRWRDPNLSEVIGFLSNPNNIIKANAAAYLQHLCYMDDPNKQKTRSLGGIPPLVQLLDHDNPDVYRNACGALRNLSYGRQNDENKRAIKNAGGVPALINLLRRTSDADVKELVTGVLWNLSSCEDLKKSIIDDGVTMVVNNIIIPHSGWDPSSSSGETCWSTVFRNASGVLRNVSSAGEYARKKLRECEGLVDALLYVVRSAIEKSNIGNKIVENCVCILRNLSYRCQEVEDPNYDKHPIQSTVQNRVAAPVKAYSLCQGENLGCFGGSKKKKDGQPVQKETTASRTTSPRTEPVRGMELLWQPEVVQSYLKLLQTCSNPETLEAAAGALQNLAACYWQPSIEIRAAVRKEKGLPILVELLRMEVDRVVCAVATALRNLAIDQRNKELIGKYAMRDLIQKLPSGNNQHDQGTSDDTIAAVLATLNEVIKKNAEFSRSLLDAGGVDRLMNITRQRQKYTPRVLKFAGQVLFTMWQHQELRDVYKKHGWKEQDFVTKTVAARNSGPNSPNNANSYDCSTLNRPMASQGSTRYEDRTIQRANMNSNNVGRPTIYQPQPKPGEPLYAQVNLEKKKKRQYELGVGQAQGQGPVVGSGVGVAAGAPTAGQWVADGVGVPDGSAASATVNVPPNSTAASAGDSWV; encoded by the exons ATGTCAAATAATCAGCTGGTTGACTCCTGTCT ACGCGTTCTCCAGGAGAAGGGCCCCGACATGCCGCAATACAC CGGACAGAGTGATGCAGATTACCACGGAAGTAACGGCCAGGCGGACACCCATTCGTTGCATTCGTCTCATTTGTCTGTCCAAGAGGATCCATTACTTATCCGCAGCCATAAGCAGCAAACTACTCAACAA GTGACAAACGTGTCGAAGGTTGTTCGCGAGGTATCACACATGGAGCCAGATCCAGGCGCAGTGAGTTACATGTCAGTTCCATTGATGTCTCAGGATTATCAGCACGCGGACCGACGATACCCGGCGGACTCGTACATGGTCGGTTTTGAACATTACGAGCCGTACCTCGGCTATCCGCCACAGCCAGGGTATCCGGGTCCGCATGGTATCTACATGCCACGCTCGCATTCTCCTCACAGTCCTCATAGTCCTTCTGAGCATAGTCGTGCCTCGCCTCCGCATG aATACCTACGTAAGGCGGCGCCATATGTGGAAGGCGGTTACAACGACATCGATCCAGGTTTGAACCCCGCGTTGCAAGATCATTATCGTATTACTCCTAGTCCTGGTGGTCCCGGAGATCAATATG ATCAAATCAGCAACTCTTGGAATATGGATGACTCTGGCGAACCCTCTCAGCATCCTCATG ACGAGAATAAAGTGGCTTACGGTTACGTGTCTCCGTCCCCTTATGGACCTGTTGGATACGGCCCTGGCGTCGGGGTAGGTCCAGTCGCAGTTCCTAGCGATGTGCCCGGTTACGACGAAGGCCATCCGGTCCCACTCACCTCTGGAGTTCCCCCGGGAATGTTTGACGACGAGGTTCATCTTCAACGGCTACAATCTCGACATCCGGTGGTGCCCGGCATGGCTAGTCCATTGGACGATGATCAGAAGTCCATGAGATGGCGAGATCCGAACTTGTCGGAGGTGATCGGCTTCCTGAGTAATCCGAACAACATCATCAAGGCGAACGCTGCCGCGTATCTGCAGCATCTATGCTACATGGACGATCCAAATAAGCAGAAGACGCGAAGTCTAGGTGGAATACCACCGTTAGTGCAATTATTGGATCACGATAATCCAGACGTGTATAGGAATGCATGTGGCGCGCTGCGGAATTTGTCTTACGGCAGACAGAATGACGAAAACAAGAGGGCTATCAAGAACGCCGGCGGTGTTCCGGCCTTGATCAATTTATTACGTAGGACATCTGACGCGGACGTGAAGGAACTGGTGACGGGGGTTCTTTGGAATTTATCCTCGTGCGAG GACCTTAAGAAATCCATCATCGATGATGGCGTAACGATGGTGGTGAACAACATAATTATCCCGCACAGTGGTTGGGATCCAAGCTCTTCCAGTGGCGAGACATGCTGGTCGACCGTGTTCAGAAATGCATCTGGCGTCTTAAGAAACGTCTCTAGCGCTGGCGAGTATGCGAGGAAGAAACTGCGCGAGTGCGAAGGTTTGGTCGACGCTCTTCTTTACGTAGTACGATCCGCCATCGAGAAGTCGAATATCGGGAACAAGATCGTAGAGAACTGTGTGTGTATTCTGCGGAACCTGAGTTATCGGTGTCAGGAGGTGGAGGACCCAAACTACGACAAACATCCGATTCAGTCGACCGTTCAGAACAGGGTAGCTGCTCCAGTCAAAG CATACAGTTTATGTCAAG GTGAAAATTTGGGTTGCTTTGGCGGcagcaagaagaagaaggatgGTCAACCAGTGCAAAAGGAAACGACCGCATCTCGCACTACCAGCCCTAGAACGGAACCCGTCAGAGGAATGGAGCTACTCTGGCAACCAGAAGTAGTACAGTCTTATTTGAAATTGCTGCAGACATGTTCAAATCCGGAGACTCTCGAGGCGGCGGCTGGAGCGCTTCAGAACCTCGCAGCCTGCTACTGGCAGCCAAGTATTGAAATTCGCGCGGCTGTGAGGAAGGAGAAGGGACTTCCCATTTTGGTGGAGTTGTTGCGGATGGAG GTGGACCGCGTAGTCTGTGCTGTGGCCACAGCTCTAAGAAATCTAGCGATAGACCAGCGTAACAAGGAGCTGATCGGAAAATACGCGATGCGTGATCTCATTCAGAAGTTACCTTCAGGAAATAACCAGCATGATCAAGGAACAAGTGACGACACAATCGCCGCCGTTCTCGCCACATTGAACGAGGTGATCAAGAAAAACGCCGAGTTCTCGCGATCTCTGTTGGATGCTGGCGGTGTCGACAGATTGATGAACATTACTAGGCAACGTCAGAAATACACGCCTCGTGTTCTTAAATTTGCAG GACAAGTTTTGTTCACAATGTGGCAGCACCAAGAGCTGAGAGACGTTTACAAGAAGCACGGCTGGAAAGAGCAAGATTTCGTCACGAAAACGGTGGCAGCGCGGAATTCAGGGCCTAATTCACCTAACAATGCCAATAG CTATGATTGTAGCACCCTAAACCGACCGATGGCGAGTCAAGGGAGCACCAGATACGAGGACAGAACGATTCAGAGAGCGAACATGAATTCGAATAACGTCGGTCGACCCACTATATATCAGCCT CAACCGAAACCCGGTGAGCCGCTCTACGCGCAAGTTAACttggagaagaaaaagaagcggCAGTATGAGCTGGGGGTGGGCCAGGCGCAGGGTCAGGGCCCGGTCGTCGGCTCGGGAGTGGGCGTCGCGGCCGGTGCACCTACGGCTGGTCAGTGGGTAGCCGATGGTGTTGGTGTTCCCGATGGCTCGGCCGCCAGCGCAACGGTAAACGTTCCACCGAATTCGACTGCCGCCTCAGCCGGCGATTCCTGGGTATAA